In a genomic window of Magnolia sinica isolate HGM2019 chromosome 14, MsV1, whole genome shotgun sequence:
- the LOC131226009 gene encoding UPF0481 protein At3g47200-like: MVALFPALDRTVQWAVGRGEISMWDSNWSGLGQLGTLPSLSIPVDLSSLQVSDFIGGDGLLPNVPLELSAWVSAHITQGRFYTEIEEHPTEDISQNNEEISSTAPTNWVISIQQELDRLPRLKKEVWCSYSIFRAPETLKEMDQTAYRPKIISIGPIHRSRWPLASMEAHKWRFLGRCLDRSGHDMEFFINAIWPLVDRARRCYAEPTDRINDQDFIKMLLLDSCFILELLYAVAQGFKRKDDPLFSVRAAVLQIRSDMLLLENQIPLFVLERIFEITAGQEYRGNSVSQLALCFFSWIVPGIIKIQETPNTGNKDEEGLHLLNVLRKSLITLQSTRPTSASSSSRPLDKLPDSYPRPDLMMRCVSSLRDSGVKFEKRTSSKLTDIKFERGVLKIPPLLVDDTTKSIFLNLMAFEQCHPQCSDQISAYIVFMDGLINTKRDVAYLQQKGIINHQLGSEEAVAQLFNDLSRGISIDHRDGCHIYALSSELNEYVSLKWPTWRASLKREYFRHPWSTLSIVAAVLIIGLTLTETLYSILAYHINRS, encoded by the exons ATGGTGGCTCTCTTCCCAGCATTGGACAGGACCGTCCAATGGGCTGTGGGGCGAGGGGAAATCAGCATGTGGGACTCGAACTGGTCGGGTCTGGGGCAGTTGGGGACGCTGCCTTCTCTTAGTATTCCTGTTGATCTGAGCTCTCTCCAGGTGTCTGACTTCATTGGGGGAGATGGGCTGCTCCCAAATGTTCCATTGGAACTCTCCGCTTGGGTTTCGGCGCACATAACTCAGGGGAGATTCT ACACTGAGATAGAAGAGCACCCAACGGAGGACATCAGTCAAAATAATGAGGAGATTTCCTCCACTGCACCAACGAATTGGGTAATCTCTATCCAACAAGAACTAGATAGACTTCCTCGACTGAAAAAGGAAGTATGGTGCAGCTATTCCATCTTTCGGGCCCCAGAAACCCTTAAAGAAATGGACCAAACGGCCTACAGGCCCAAGATTATCTCCATTGGCCCAATCCACAGAAGCCGCTGGCCGTTGGCATCCATGGAAGCACATAAGTGGCGTTTCCTGGGTCGCTGCCTCGACCGTAGTGGGCACGATATGGAGTTCTTCATCAATGCCATCTGGCCACTCGTGGACCGAGCACGAAGATGCTATGCGGAACCCACCGACCGGATAAACGATCAAGATTTCATCAAGATGCTGCTGCTCGACTCTTGCTTCATCCTTGAATTACTCTATGCCGTTGCCCAAGGCTTCAAACGAAAGGATGACCCGCTCTTCTCCGTCCGTGCGGCTGTCCTACAGATCCGAAGCGACATGTTATTGCTCGAGAACCAAATCCCATTGTTCGTCCTGGAACGCATCTTCGAGATCACTGCAGGGCAAGAGTACAGAGGcaactcagtgagtcaactcgcTCTCTGCTTCTTCAGCTGGATTGTCCCTGGAATCATCAAGATTCAAGAGACTCCCAACACAGGAAATAAGGATGAGGAAGGCTTGCATCTTCTCAATGTTCTCCGGAAAAGCCTCATTACATTACAATCGACGCGGCCCacatcagcatcatcatcatcacggCCCCTTGATAAACTCCCAGATAGTTATCCTCGCCCCGATCTGATGATGCGATGCGTCTCATCTCTAAGGGACTCCGGGGTGAAGTTCGAGAAGAGAACATCGAGCAAATTGACGGATATCAAATTCGAAAGAGGCGTTCTCAAAATCCCACCGTTGTTAGTGGACGACACCACAAAGTCCATCTTCCTCAACCTCATGGCCTTCGAGCAGTGCCACCCGCAATGTAGTGACCAAATCAGTGCCTACATTGTTTTCATGGACGGGCTGATTAACACCAAACGAGACGTGGCCTATCTACAACAGAAAGGGATTATCAACCACCAGCTAGGAAGCGAGGAGGCTGTGGCACAGCTCTTCAATGATCTTAGTCGAGGTATAAGCATCGACCACAGGGACGGCTGTCATATCTACGCCCTGTCTTCTGAGTTGAATGAGTATGTCTCGCTTAAGTGGCCCACTTGGAGGGCCAGCTTGAAACGAGAGTATTTCCGCCATCCATGGTCTACCTTATCCATCGTGGCCGCTGTTCTCATCATCGGCCTCACGCTGACTGAGACCTTGTATTCCATCCTAGCCTACCATATTAATCGCTCTTAG